The region CGCGCCGACGACCTCGGGTTGATCTTCGACTCCGACCCGCGCCGCACCTCCAAGGACGGCGGAAGCGCCGAGCCGAACAAGAACGCTGCAGACACCACTCAAACCGGCGACTCACCGTCTGCCTGAAGGATTCCCATGACCCTGTTGCCCCATTTGGCGGCACGCCTCTACGGTGTGCCGCTGGCGATCCATCGCCCAAAACTTGACGTGATTCTGTCCGTGCTCGGCCCCCGGATCGGCTTGGCTGATTTGGCTGCACCCTCGGGCTTCACGCCGCCCGTGCGTCCCACAGCCACACAGACGACGAAGGTCGCGGTCATCCCCATCCACGGCACGCTGGTGCGACGCACCGTGGGCCTGGAAGCCGAATCCGGCTTGACCAGCTACGCAGGGCTGACCGCCCAGTTGGACGCCGCGTTGGCCAGCCCGGATGTCACCGCCATCCTGCTCGACGTTGACTCGCCGGGTGGCGAGTCGGGCGGCGTGTTCGATCTGGCCGACCGCATCCGTGCGGCGTCCAGCATCAAGCCAGTCTGGGCGGTGGCCAATGACATGGCGTTCTCGGCGGCCTACGCCCTGGCATCTGCGGCGAGCAAGGTGTTCGTGTCGCGCACCGGTGGCGTCGGCTCGATTGGTGTCATTGCGATGCACGTCGACCAGTCCGAGAAGGATGCCCAAGACGGCGTTCGCTACACGGCGGTCTTTGCGGGCGACCGCAAGAACGATCTCAACCCGCACGAGCCGATTTCCAGCGAAGCCCACGCCTTTCTCAAGGGCGAGGTGAATCGCGTCTACGGCCTGTTCGTCGAGACGGTGGCCCGCAACCGTGGCATCGAGGCATCTGCCGTGCGCGACACGGAGGCCGGGCTGTTCTTCGGGCAAGCCGCCGTTGCCATCGGGCTGGCCGATGCCATCGGCACCTTCGACGACGCGCTCGCCCAGCTCCTCGAATCCGTTTCCCCACTCCCGAAGTTGGCGGCAAGCCACTCCGGTCTTTTTAGCAACCCCCAGATGGAGTCATCAATGAATGATCGAACCGACCCCGCTGCTCCTGATCGGCTTGCTGCTGATCCTGCTGGCAGTTCTTCTCAACCGGCGGCCGCCACCGCCATGACCGTGGCCGACGCGATTGAGGTCGCCCAGACCTGCACCCTGGCCGGGCGCACCGACCTGATCGCGGGCTTCCTCGAAGCGAAGGCATCACCCGCCAAGGTACGTAGCCAGTTGCTGGCGGCGAAGGCCGAAGCGTCCCCCGAAATCGTCAGCCGCATCGCTCCCGATGCTGCTGCATCCACGAGCAACCCGCTGCTCGATGCCGCGAAGCAGCTCGCGGCCAAGTCCGCATCACTGAAGAAGGAGATCTGAGATGCCCACCGTGTTTTCTGAATCGATTAACTTGGGCGACCTGCTCAAGTACGAGGCCCCGAACCTCTACTCGCGCGACCGCGTCACCGTGGTCGCAGGCCAGACCCTGCCGCTGGGCGCGGTCGTCGGGATGGTCACTGCCACGGGCAAGGTCAAGCAGATCGACCCGTCGGCTACCGATGGCAGCCAGTACTCCGCTGGTGTGCTGATGCAGGACGCCGATGCTGCTCTCGCCGACCGCAACGACGGGCTGATGGTGGCGCGTCACGCCATCGTGTCAGACCACGCACTACATTGGCCCACCGGCATCACGACTGCGGAGCAGCAAGCAGCGATCCAACAACTCAAAGCACTGGGCGTCCTGGTGCGTATCGGCGCCTAACGCCAAGGAGACTCAATATGCAAAACCCATTCATCAGTCCGGCATTTTCGATGGCATCAATGACTGCAGCCATCAACTTGATCCCCAACCGCTACGGACGCCTGGAGGAGTTGAATCTGTTTCCGCCCAAGCCGGTTCGAACGCGCCAGGTGATTGTTGAAGAGCGCGCCGGTGTCCTGAACCTCCTTCCGACCCAGCCGCCAGGCTCTCCAGGAACAGTGAATGTGCGTGGCAAGCGAACCGTCCGTTCCTTCGTCGTTCCGCACATCCCGCACGACGACGTTGTGTTGCCCGAGGAGGTTCAAGGTCTACGTGCGTTTGGCAGCGAAACCGAAATGGAGTCGATTGCCGGAGTGCTGGCCCAACACTTAGAGACGATGCGCAACAAGCACGCCATCACCCTAGAGCACTTGCGTATGGGGGCGTTGAAAGGCGAGATCCTCGACGCCGACGGCAGCCGTATCTACAACCTGTTTGACGAGTTTGGCATCGATCAACAGAGTGTGGACTTCGAAATCAGCAGCCCGACTACTGGCACTGACGTCAAAGGCAAATGCACTGATGTGTTGGGCATCATCGAAGAAGCGCTTCTCGGCGAGTTCATGACGGGAGTCCACTGCTTGTGTTCTCCAGAGTTTTTCAAGGCATTGACCGGCCATAAGGATGTCAAGACTGCCTTCACGAACTGGCAGCAAGGCGCCGTCCTTATCAATGATGTTCGCCGTGGCTTCACTTTTGGCGGCATCACTTTCGAGGAGTACCGAGGCAAGGCGACTGATGTCAACAAGACGGTTCGTCGCTTCATCGCTGCTGGCGAAGCACATGCGTTCCCTCTGGGCACCATCGACACCTTCGGAACTTACTTTGCGCCGGCCGACTTCAACGAGACTGTCAACACGATGGGCCAGCCGCTTTATGCGAAGCAGGAGCCGCGCAAGTTCGACCGGGGCACAGATTTGCACACTCAGGCCAACCCGCTACCGATGTGCCATCGTCCCGGGGTTCTGGTCAGGCTCGTCATGGGTGGTGGCGTATGAGTTTGGTCGCCCAGATCTATGAGTCGGCCGCGAACGCTGGGCTGCTGAAGGAATGCCTTTGGTATCCGTCGAACGGTGCGCCATCGCAAAGGCATCAGGTCGGCTTTGCCGCGCCGGATGAGTCCCTTCTCGACGGCCTGACCTTGAGCACCGACTACGAGATGACCTACCCGGTCACGGCGTTCGGGGGACTTGTTGCCCGCGAAGTCGTCGAAATCGGTGGCACGTCCTTCCAGGTGCGAGACATCCGGGCCGTGGGTGACGGCTCCGAGATCCGCGCCAAGCTTACTCGGCTGTAAACCCATGGCGGATAACTCCATCCGCGAGCGGATTCTGCTGGCGGTGATGGCGGCTGCCCGTCCGGCGGTCGAAGGCCTCGGGGCCACGTTGCACCGGTCGCCCACGGCGGCCATTAGCCGAGAGCAATGCCCAGCGCTGGCGGTGTTTCCCGAGGCCGAGTCCATCACCGAGCGCGCCAATGACCGCGTCACCCGCGAACTGACCGTTCGCGTCGTGGCGCTGGCCCGTGCCGTTCCCCCCGCGTCTCCCGAAACCGAGGCCGACCGCCTGCTTACCGCCGCGCACGCCGCCTTGTTCGCGGACGGCACGTTTGGTGGGTTGGCGCTGGGCATCCGTGAGCAGGAAAGCGAGTGGGAGG is a window of Paucibacter sp. KCTC 42545 DNA encoding:
- a CDS encoding S49 family peptidase, translating into MTLLPHLAARLYGVPLAIHRPKLDVILSVLGPRIGLADLAAPSGFTPPVRPTATQTTKVAVIPIHGTLVRRTVGLEAESGLTSYAGLTAQLDAALASPDVTAILLDVDSPGGESGGVFDLADRIRAASSIKPVWAVANDMAFSAAYALASAASKVFVSRTGGVGSIGVIAMHVDQSEKDAQDGVRYTAVFAGDRKNDLNPHEPISSEAHAFLKGEVNRVYGLFVETVARNRGIEASAVRDTEAGLFFGQAAVAIGLADAIGTFDDALAQLLESVSPLPKLAASHSGLFSNPQMESSMNDRTDPAAPDRLAADPAGSSSQPAAATAMTVADAIEVAQTCTLAGRTDLIAGFLEAKASPAKVRSQLLAAKAEASPEIVSRIAPDAAASTSNPLLDAAKQLAAKSASLKKEI
- a CDS encoding head decoration protein, whose amino-acid sequence is MPTVFSESINLGDLLKYEAPNLYSRDRVTVVAGQTLPLGAVVGMVTATGKVKQIDPSATDGSQYSAGVLMQDADAALADRNDGLMVARHAIVSDHALHWPTGITTAEQQAAIQQLKALGVLVRIGA
- a CDS encoding major capsid protein gives rise to the protein MQNPFISPAFSMASMTAAINLIPNRYGRLEELNLFPPKPVRTRQVIVEERAGVLNLLPTQPPGSPGTVNVRGKRTVRSFVVPHIPHDDVVLPEEVQGLRAFGSETEMESIAGVLAQHLETMRNKHAITLEHLRMGALKGEILDADGSRIYNLFDEFGIDQQSVDFEISSPTTGTDVKGKCTDVLGIIEEALLGEFMTGVHCLCSPEFFKALTGHKDVKTAFTNWQQGAVLINDVRRGFTFGGITFEEYRGKATDVNKTVRRFIAAGEAHAFPLGTIDTFGTYFAPADFNETVNTMGQPLYAKQEPRKFDRGTDLHTQANPLPMCHRPGVLVRLVMGGGV